ctatcaggttcagtgagttagctcgtcatgcaacaatcttggttcctacaatcagagagcgggttcgcagattcattgagcggctcgattatgatattaaaataagcatggctcgagagttgcaaactgatactccatttcaacaagtagtggagattgcaaggtagattgagggtgttttaggtgaggaaagggagtataaggaggccaaaaggtctcgaagatctggagggttcagtggattttactcttcagctagaacccattatagcggaggctcgagcagtcggtcagctcagtctgcacatcagattactcggggtgctccagtttacagtacaccaccgacacgagattcttacagtggttattccagttatgcgacacagactcagtacgagcagccgtgacctcagaggggttattatgagtgcggtgatactaggcacatcatgagagattgtacCAGACTTggaaggggtggatttcatcagaacactctagctacgagctttattccagttgatactccacgtacacagtcagctagaggtggaggacatgcgggtagtgggcgcctaagaggtggaggcccgacccgttgatataatcactatgatttggctggggccaatacaccagatggtgtcgttacaggtacgatcttgatttttattatataaggatattttccttaatttgattcggttctgaatattgaggtgagtcctcctattatgctcaacttatgggtgagcttcataaatttATGACCTACTTATATATTTATCCCTGTGGGGAGATTTAAATATGTGCGCCCGtgtatgtcattttatttttggtacaccattgagggctataagcccaaaaagtaatttttattattcattacaacgggtttaatgtgtttcggaataattgattccaatttttatgaattatatgccctaccggtatgagagttcattatatgttgtgaaaattgtttatgaaatatattgaaaagaagaaagaaaggaaattgaaaatttcagttggcacaatgtgcaacatatttgtgattcggagttgaggatgagatcctcacatttttacatgatgtaaaatatttaaaccgggatGCAAGCCGCGAAGGAAGTTATgcaaggacgaggtccttgtggtgaaatatttatgagtttaaaaatttttcctttgtgaaattttattgtacaataatattaatagagagtcgtgcctgttaggcttatttaataattcttgtatatttttctgtgcatattcagccattttcgtgctgtaaacattgagttttaacctatgagatgagtgcccaggtagcgttaaatgtgactcattaatccgagtaatcaatcatgaggtcttcatgcctcacattctgttgtcagtgttgtgaaaattcgaaatgaggtggtggttaatatgagattaattgatgatgctggaattaattatgaacaacttttaagaccagagatgtggtgatgaacatacatatgatgtgattcatgtcctgatatcattatgataatgcagtgcttgtaatgctgagattggtgttattgatatataccttgaggtattttgttgggttgtggatgtattgttaggagttgttttggtgttactctggtagGTGGTTAGGTTCAATTACAGGggggactctgccgaaatttctaaaaaatttgggagttggaaaaatttgggagattgagacgtgcaaagaagaaacaaaattatgttatgtgtttgagggcgaatgatcctaagcggggaagaatgaaacaccccgaaaattttttgaagtacttcaacactatcaagaaagttgatgtgtgcgtatgcacgagctgctatagccagttgagactaataccgtgcgttgttgtgaaaatcaggccttttgaaaatgtttggagtgtaagaaattggtcttaaaatttaaaaatatggataaaagaaataatctcaaatgagatggtgttgtcgagcTTATCTCAAATtcggtaacgtgggatcaaccatgagtatatgtgtaaaagtaaaattatcaatttggtaacctcagaataattcttagcacgttcgaggacgaacgtttgtttaagaggtggagaatgtaacgacccgacttgtcattttaagaatttatgccccgttcagtgacttaaggtctcgagtagcttcacaatatgtattatgccCCCcccgtgtgtggtcgagtttgatttacggatgatttggagtgatttgggacacttaatccctaagacgaaagcttaagtcttaggattttgaccgtagtcggaactgtgtgaagacgaatccagaatggagttccgttggttatgttagctccgttgggtgattttggatttaggagcgtatcCAGATAGTGAATCTGAGGTTTGTAGCCAATTTAGgattgaaatgacgaaagtcaaatttttggagaattAGACGAGAAGTAGATTctttttggatatcggggtcggaatccgattccggaagttggagtaggtccataatgtcaattatgacttgtgtgcaaaattagaagtcattccggattgatttgatgtgtttcgacacaagttatagaatttaaaagttcaaagttcatagattttgatttggggtgcgattcatcgttttgatgttgtttgaggtgatttgagaattcgactaagttcgtatgatgttttaggacttgttggtgtatttggttgaggtcccgggggtctcgggtgtatttcggggttGTTTCGGATCATTTCAGCCTGTTTCAGAACTGTTGTATCTGGTATCTGACTTCCTTCTCCGTGAACGCGAAGagagtcacgcgaacgcgaaaaggagttttgaggctgctgggatttggccttcacgaatgcgaaagagggctcacgaacgcgaaggtatgcctGAAGAACCTAAACGAACGCGAAGGaccagtcgcgaacgcgtagaaggaaggagggCACTGGGCCTGGAGTTATTAGCCTTCGCGAAAGTGAAGCAGTAGGACttgagtgcatcgcgaacgcgaacgcgaacgcgaacgcgatgatatgTGTGGCaggctttcgcgaacgcgacgctggtaacgcgaacgcgaagaaggcctatctgggcagaattaaaagtcccaaaaacgggggtttgagttcataacttaaaatctaattgggagctcggtagaaggaaatttttggagagattcttgcgtgggtatttagggtaagtgattcttatccagttttgattaattttcatgattatggctttgaatccatcattttattcggatttaatggaggaaaatctagatttttgtaaaatcttccaaaaacaaaaatttaagatttggaagtcgagttgttattggaattcgataaaattggtatggttgaactcgtatcggaatgggtgttcggatttcatgaaaaatatgtcgggttccgaggggcgggccccgcattgacttttgttgacctttttggaataaatttttaagtcgacgtattattatccagaattattttcgatgaatttcaatgaagttatacaattaatttggatagatttgagctgtccggaggtcaattcaagaaagaaggctattttgaaatatcggtcTAACTTCAAGAAGGTaaatgtcttgcttaacctcaagtgggggaattaccccttaggcattgagtcttatgtgccatttgtgaaatgtgaaaacacgtgtacgcgaggtgacgagtacgtactcgggcttatacgtgcaaaatttattgaattaaagtcttaggcattattgtgtagtaaattgggaaattatgaaaaattattaaatcatctgttttcCATGCCTAAATTCtcattgttgaatttgtttttatatgataatttgatgtgattgttacttgaaatatttatgaaatttcatgaatattgttggtttaatatttcttgaaaattaattccaatataaattttcttatgcaaataattaatttaagcgagcttaagaataagtgttaatataattatctaaatttagattaatgaaggctttgctttatgctgagtaatttctatctctattgattgtttttgggtgttatatacattgtgtggagccttgggctatttattgtgaaattaattgattttgttatatctttggaattttgttatggccattgggcaaattgtgatatgaattgattttctTATATTGCCgtattaatttttcgtgtaaattattgtgttgtgtgagttattattttggggagataagggtggcattttaccgttgatattatgtgggtataacgGTGGCATTTTACTGTTATTGTGTTTGTGGGAATATTgactgggcggagtgataagggtggctataggagcgataaggatggcaatatgagcgataatagtggcaatatgagcgacaagggtggctattaatattgtctgggcggagcgataagggtggctataggagtgataagagtggcaataggagcgataagggtggctattgtcagggacgacaTATGATGATgtgggttgtggtgttgatgattttaatgtgatgttgtgattttttaatatttatttttaataccttgtgcaatttatcttgttgttggtaaattgataataatctgatttatgttgaaattgagagcctgtggctattgccaggtggattataaatttaaaatgtgggcacgaggtgctgtgcgtaaataatgagaatatttggcacatgaattgtctgtacagttgtgatatgaaatgtgggcacggggtgctgtgatgaaatgataatgatatttggcacatgCGTTGTCCgttcagttgtgatatgaaatgagggcacgaggtgccggggaaatatgatgatttaattatgggcacgaggtgctgtgaaaacataaaaaatgagctgagacccgtatttacgaaaaatatgagaaTGGGCTGAGagccgtatttttatgattttgaaatgaggtgtcacatggtgacttttaattaaaagaattatattcaaaatatttatttcgaaggatttttattcaaaaagaattatatgaaagaattgaatttgaaagatatttatttaaggaaattatatttgaagatatttattgaaagaattttatattcgaaagatgtttatttgaggaaattatatttgaaaaagagttttattcgtaagaattatgtgtgaaagatatttaattgaagaacttgatttaactgggtgtaaatatatttatcaattgttgagcgatattaatggtgattttattgtcttactgtgcacctCACtgattgttttatgttgcccttattgttatttgtttcctataattttgtatattatattgcacaggttattagactagtgagtgtcttgactgtaactcgtctctactccactgaggttagtcttgacacttactgggtaccgaccgtggtttactcatactacacttctgcacatttttgtgcagagccaggtattagagatatcggacttgagcagagttaaagaaggatcgtaaggattcaagatagagctgcttagtcgtcgcagtcccttggagtctttttatttcattgtactgttaatttgtaattaAACAGtcttgtatattcggtcctcgtgatcattctatgtatttaattagagttcgtgactcagtactacaagtcttgggaagttgtatattgtaaatattttcgctgttagttttaaaaaacaatagcttcaaaatgtaattgaaatcggcttacctagtcttagagactaggttctatcacgacgcctgtggtgggattttgggccgtgataatttatttaatccatatatattggatttatataattaatacaattatattagcccataatatttacttggaccaatatatcttgaatttaaaatatagtccaaattaattTATGAATTTTATTCCGTAAATTTTATACGCCTACAAATACCACCTACTTCAAGACTTGTTGAGGTATAGACTTGTCATAACCGAAAACGGGTCACGAAGTATTAGCTGACTATCAAATTGTCCCATGTCAGATTAGAATGCAAAGTATCACCCAAGTAATTTGTTAAAACCCAATCAATTACCTGAACAATGTAATAATCATTACCTTTGAATAAAGACAAAAGCAAAACCATGCAAACTTTAATTGTAGCCGCCAGTGACATCAAACATTCCCATTAGGAAATAAATTCTTTCTTATTGTAATGACTAGATACGATAATGACTAGATACAATTTGAGTTTCCTTCGAATTCCTATATTGCTACCGAAATAAGACTACTCCCTTTTTAAAGATACATTGCAATAGCCGAATCCCCTGCGGAATGTAAAATACACAATTCCACATCGGCAATTCACCTTTAAAAACTGCCTTATGACTTCTATAAATACTCTTTATTCTTTTAGTTTCACTTTCAGCGTTTACAAACCATTTTGAGTCTACTTTTGACCACTTTGAGTCTACTTTTGACCACTTTGAAGTATTGACGCGAAAGTAATTTATTCTTCTTTTCTTGTGCTTTCTTTATTCTATTGTCCTTTTTGTAGGTAAAACAACAAGGATATGTTCTTGCTTAACGAGATGATCTACACATGAAGAAGGGTGTTTTAGGGTATGAAGGGATGGGTACTCATCCCTGTCCGAAtattggagagattactctcaacgtgactcgactatcggagagcttactctcaatgtggcttgACTATCGCAGAGATTAtgctcaatgtggctcgactatcggagacattactctcaatatggctcgactatcagagagattactctcaatgtggctcgactatcggagagattactctcaatgtagctcgactatcggagagattactctcaatatggattgactattggagagattactctcaaggtgacccgactatcggagagattactctcaaggtaactcgactatcggagagattactctcagggTGTGAAGGGATGGATACTGATCCCTGTCCAAAAACTCGGAGGCCATTTCAGGACGTAAAGGTTCATATGGCATATCGAAGTATAAGTCCATGGCAACAAATAGATGGACAAATCCTCAAACATCATATGGGAGGACAAATCCATGGCAgcatataaaaaagaaaaattcataaAGAGGCCAaattaaggtgcaaagggacttacaTGTTCACCTTAACATTGGAAAGTTATAGCTACTTTTAAGGACAAACCaatgaagaggccaacttaaggtgcaaagggacatAAATGTCCAccttaaaaatgaaaaattagaaaGTTTCAACTTGAACACTTGGTGAACTTTGAAGATCTGGAGGACTTCAAAGACTTTAACTTGAAAAATTAGAAGGCTTGAAGACttcaatttgaagatttggaggacttaaataattcaacttgaagaccgacggacttgaagacttcaacttggagatTTGGAGgatttaaatatttcaacttgaagagcggAGAACTTGAAGACCTGAGgacttaaagatttggtgaacatGAAGACGTAGTGAATCTCTGGGCTTCAATGCAAATACTTAgtagcctcctaaaagactaAAATCATTCCATTAAAGATACCAATTTACCATAGAGGCTTGTCCCCTTTCAATCAAATGGGATCCAAAGTTTAATAGAAGAATAGTATCTCAACTTTATTTTCAAGTGTTGGTTGAATAGATTGTATTCCATCATACTTCATTCGAACAATGATTGGGGCagtatgtatcttttgaacttatgcgactgaatttagaatgaaactctaagatGCCTAcatacctcggtgaagaggatcaagtcataccgtagttcaaaatgggtgaatttttttttatgtcctaacttttgccaaGGCAACCTCTTTTGAgattttcaacctagcggactaTTTTTTTGGGCCGTACACAGTTTATACTCTTGCAGTTTAGGAATAAGCTTGTCATTGATAGGGCCAATTCTCATGCCATCTACATCAACCAGCTTGTAGGCTCCACTTGAATAAGCTTCTTGCACGACATATGGCCCATCACATTTTAAAGTAAACTTCCCTACATGTTTATGTgaagtaataatgggtcttcgtACAACAAAGACTGGATCTCCTACTTAAAAGGATCtcgggcgaactcttttattAAAGGCGCtagacaatcgagcttgataacattccaGACTatgttgagcttccaacctcttctcatctGGAGCCTCCAACTCTATTaatcgaagtcgagcattttcttcatcagtgatcccttcttgaatagccaatcgtaatgaaggtatttgatgctcgagtggcaagacgaCTTCAACTCCTTAAATGAGTGCATAAGGGGTTGCTTGTGTTGGCGTGCGGTGAGTTGTCCTATATGCCCACAAATCTTCTTCCATATGGTCATGCCAatctcgtttggatttggagacaaCTTTCTTTAATAAGTTGCATAGAGtcttgttgaatgcctcagctagaTCATTGGCGGCAACATTATATATAAAAGAGTTACGTTacttgaagccaaagagatcacaaatcttgttcatcaacctattgtgaaatggcttgccattatccgttattatgtaatgaggaatgccaaagcgatagattatgtttactcagatgaaacttgcaacattttccttttttacttccttaagagccacaacttcagcccattttgagaagtagttaGTTACAACCAAGATGTATGGGTTCCCACCAGGggactttggcagtggtccaacaacatccaatccccaagcgtcaaatGGCCAGGATGCAACAGTCGGGTGCCAACACTTCAGGAGGCTGAtgaataaaatcgcatggaattggcaagccttgcatcttcgattgtagtccaagcaatcttttaccaataatatcccatcctttttatatgaaAGTGGAGCTTTGATCTAGActggtgtgacccacatacccGAGAATGTGCTTCTTGCAAAGCTTGGACTGCTTCatcttcccctaagcatcgcaaAAGTACTCCCTCGAACGACCTTCTGTATAGAGTAtatttgtagtaaaggaagcgaggtgcacgaTGACGGATTTCATTCCTTCTCCTCGGATTTTCTGGAAGTATTCCATAGCTTAAGTAGTCGATGATGGGATGTATCCATTCTTCCTTCTCAGCTTCAGAAACGGCCACAAGATGCTCGAGTTCATTTTCTCCACTTTCACTCTCATTTGGCAGCGTTACTATCCATTTTTGGCAGATAGTAACTTGCACTTGATTAGGGAGGATTAGCGAtgaagctagggcagct
This region of Nicotiana tomentosiformis chromosome 4, ASM39032v3, whole genome shotgun sequence genomic DNA includes:
- the LOC138909453 gene encoding uncharacterized protein, coding for MGWIGDVIIQHVPRKENKKVDALAALASSLILPNQVQVTICQKWIVTLPNESESGENELEHLVAVSEAEKEEWIHPIIDYLSYGILPENPRRRNEIRHRAPRFLYYKYTLYRRSFEGVLLRCLGEDEAVQALQEAHSRCWHPTVASWPFDAWGLDVVGPLPKSPGGNPYILVVTNYFSKWAEVVALKEVKKENVASFI